From one Variovorax sp. PBL-H6 genomic stretch:
- a CDS encoding IclR family transcriptional regulator, translated as MSNDLMEEGADRYNVPALERGLRMLCEFSRESRTLSAPELARRFDLPRSTVFRLLSTLENMGFLERAEGGRDYRLGLAVLRLGFEYLASLELTQLGTPLLNRLCEALRTPCNLVVRDGRSIVYVAKVAPPTPFASSVSVGTRLPAHATVLGRILLEDLTLPQLRALYPEDKLETFSPSTPKTVNELFDMVQGDRERGYVLGEGFFESNISSIAAPVRDHSGHIAAALGATITSGHIDENRMDEMVRRVRETADEISGLLNYAPASKAKVVPLRSA; from the coding sequence ATGAGCAACGACCTGATGGAAGAGGGCGCCGATCGCTACAACGTGCCGGCCCTGGAACGCGGCCTGCGCATGCTGTGCGAGTTCAGCCGCGAGAGCCGTACCCTTTCCGCGCCCGAGCTGGCGCGCCGCTTCGACCTGCCGCGCTCGACCGTGTTCCGCCTGCTCAGCACGCTGGAGAACATGGGCTTCCTGGAGCGCGCCGAGGGCGGCCGCGACTACCGCCTGGGCCTGGCCGTGCTGCGCCTGGGCTTCGAGTACCTGGCTTCGCTGGAGCTCACGCAACTGGGCACGCCGCTGCTCAATCGCCTGTGCGAGGCGCTGCGCACGCCCTGCAACCTGGTCGTGCGCGACGGCCGCTCCATCGTGTACGTGGCCAAGGTCGCGCCGCCCACGCCCTTTGCGAGCTCGGTCAGCGTCGGCACGCGCCTGCCGGCCCATGCGACCGTGCTGGGGCGCATCCTGCTGGAAGACCTCACGCTGCCGCAGCTGCGCGCGCTCTACCCGGAGGACAAGCTCGAGACCTTCTCGCCGAGCACCCCCAAGACCGTCAACGAGCTCTTCGACATGGTCCAGGGCGACCGCGAGCGCGGCTACGTGCTGGGCGAGGGATTCTTCGAATCGAACATCTCGTCCATTGCCGCGCCGGTGCGCGACCACAGCGGCCACATCGCCGCCGCGCTGGGCGCGACCATCACCTCGGGCCACATCGACGAGAACCGCATGGACGAGATGGTGCGCCGCGTGCGCGAGACGGCCGACGAAATCTCGGGCCTCCTGAACTACGCCCCCGCCAGCAAGGCCAAGGTGGTTCCGCTGCGCAGCGCCTGA
- a CDS encoding SDR family oxidoreductase, translating to MSTEGIKAIPDPDSLQGLLAELPTNLLAGRRVLVTGAARGLGLAFAKCIAAAGASVVLADILSELAETEAQALRKAGFKAHALALDLCDPASIEACATAAVQALGGLDGLVNNAAITNSGGRDAHALDIETWDRVMDVNVRGTWLMSRACQPALEQGGRGAIVNLASDTALWGAPKLLAYASSKGAVISMTRSLAREWGEAGITVNAVAPGLTLVEATEYVPLARHQKYLEGRALPREQQAVDVCGAVLFSLSGLARFVTGQLLAVNGGFVMH from the coding sequence ATGAGTACTGAAGGCATCAAGGCCATCCCCGATCCCGACAGCTTGCAGGGCCTGCTGGCCGAGCTGCCGACCAATCTGCTTGCCGGCCGGCGCGTGCTGGTGACGGGTGCGGCGCGCGGCCTCGGGCTGGCTTTTGCCAAATGCATCGCCGCCGCAGGCGCGTCCGTGGTGCTGGCCGACATTCTTTCGGAGCTCGCAGAGACCGAGGCGCAGGCCTTGCGCAAGGCCGGCTTCAAGGCTCATGCGCTGGCGCTGGACCTGTGCGACCCGGCCTCGATCGAGGCCTGCGCCACCGCCGCAGTGCAAGCGCTCGGCGGCCTCGACGGCCTGGTCAACAACGCCGCGATCACGAACTCGGGCGGCCGCGACGCCCATGCGCTGGACATCGAGACCTGGGACCGCGTGATGGACGTCAACGTGCGCGGCACCTGGCTCATGAGCCGTGCCTGCCAGCCGGCGCTCGAACAGGGCGGGCGAGGCGCCATCGTCAATCTCGCTTCGGACACGGCCCTCTGGGGCGCGCCCAAGCTGCTGGCCTATGCCTCGAGCAAGGGCGCCGTGATCTCGATGACCCGCTCGCTCGCCCGCGAATGGGGCGAGGCCGGCATCACCGTGAACGCCGTCGCGCCCGGGCTCACGCTGGTCGAGGCCACGGAGTACGTGCCACTCGCGCGCCACCAGAAATACCTCGAGGGCCGCGCCCTCCCGCGCGAGCAGCAGGCGGTCGACGTCTGCGGCGCGGTGCTCTTTTCTCTCTCCGGCCTGGCGCGCTTCGTGACCGGCCAACTGCTCGCCGTCAACGGCGGCTTCGTCATGCACTGA
- a CDS encoding transporter substrate-binding domain-containing protein → MSTLLPSTVVRAFTPTGVLRASINLGNPILASKDAATGEPVGVSVDLARSFAQRLGMPVELVVFEKAAASVDAVRNDEADIGFFAIDPARSDGLHFTAPYVLIEGSYLVPAGSALQRNEDVDREGTRIAVGAGSAYDLFLTREIVKAQLVRVQGAQGVFDSLQAGDVEVAAGIRQVLEAEAARKPGLRLLPGRFMVIRQAMGTPASRGAEAAAALAVFVEEMKAGGFVAEALARHRIQGASVAPAGTSAPSQA, encoded by the coding sequence ATGAGCACCCTACTCCCCTCCACGGTCGTCCGCGCCTTCACGCCAACCGGCGTGCTGCGTGCCTCCATCAACCTCGGCAACCCGATCCTCGCGAGCAAGGACGCTGCAACCGGCGAACCGGTTGGCGTCTCGGTCGATCTGGCCCGCAGCTTCGCGCAGCGCCTGGGCATGCCGGTCGAGCTGGTTGTGTTCGAAAAAGCTGCGGCCTCGGTCGATGCGGTGCGCAACGACGAGGCCGACATCGGCTTCTTCGCCATCGATCCGGCACGCAGCGATGGCCTGCACTTCACGGCGCCCTACGTGCTGATCGAAGGCAGCTACCTGGTGCCCGCCGGCTCGGCCCTGCAGCGCAACGAGGACGTGGACCGCGAGGGCACCCGCATCGCGGTCGGCGCCGGCAGCGCCTACGACCTCTTCCTCACGCGCGAGATCGTCAAGGCGCAGCTGGTGCGCGTGCAGGGTGCGCAGGGCGTGTTCGACAGCCTGCAGGCGGGCGATGTCGAGGTGGCCGCGGGCATTCGCCAGGTGCTCGAGGCCGAAGCCGCGCGCAAGCCGGGCCTGCGGCTGCTGCCCGGGCGCTTCATGGTGATCCGGCAGGCCATGGGCACGCCGGCGTCGCGCGGCGCCGAAGCGGCTGCGGCGCTGGCCGTCTTCGTCGAAGAGATGAAGGCCGGCGGCTTCGTGGCCGAGGCGCTGGCGCGCCACCGCATCCAGGGCGCGAGCGTGGCACCGGCGGGTACGTCCGCGCCTTCTCAGGCGTAG
- a CDS encoding aspartate dehydrogenase produces MLRVALIGCGAIGSSVIELLKGDASLAVVAVVVPHEGLVAAQAALQTLAPGVQVGTAVPASGVDLVVETAGHAAIEEHVLPALRRGTPCVVASVGALSAQGLAEKLEIAAITGGTQVQLIAGAIGAIDALAAARIGGLDSVRYTGRKPPRAWKGTPAAQGRDLDALTAECVIFEGSAREAAALYPKNANVAATVSLAGLGLDRTQVRLIADPAVDENVHTVEAEGAFGSFELSMRNKPLAANPKTSALTVYSAVRALRNRAAALAI; encoded by the coding sequence ATGCTGCGTGTGGCACTCATCGGTTGCGGCGCCATCGGCAGCTCGGTCATCGAGCTGCTGAAGGGCGACGCGTCGCTCGCGGTGGTCGCCGTGGTGGTCCCGCACGAGGGCCTGGTCGCGGCGCAGGCCGCGCTGCAGACGCTGGCGCCCGGCGTGCAGGTCGGCACTGCCGTGCCTGCATCCGGCGTCGACCTGGTGGTCGAGACCGCCGGTCACGCGGCGATCGAGGAACACGTGCTGCCGGCACTGCGGCGCGGCACGCCCTGCGTGGTCGCTTCCGTCGGCGCGCTGTCCGCGCAAGGCCTCGCGGAAAAACTCGAGATCGCGGCCATTACCGGCGGCACGCAGGTGCAGCTGATCGCCGGCGCCATCGGCGCCATCGATGCGCTGGCCGCGGCCCGCATCGGCGGGCTCGACAGCGTGCGCTACACCGGCCGCAAGCCGCCGCGTGCCTGGAAGGGCACGCCGGCGGCGCAGGGCCGCGACCTCGATGCGCTGACTGCCGAATGCGTGATCTTCGAAGGCAGCGCCCGCGAGGCCGCCGCGCTGTACCCCAAGAACGCCAACGTGGCGGCGACGGTGTCTCTCGCAGGGCTCGGCCTCGACCGCACGCAGGTGCGCCTGATTGCCGATCCGGCCGTCGACGAGAACGTGCACACGGTCGAAGCCGAGGGCGCCTTCGGCAGCTTCGAGCTCAGCATGCGGAACAAGCCTCTCGCAGCCAATCCCAAGACCTCCGCGCTGACGGTCTACAGCGCCGTTCGCGCCCTGCGCAACCGCGCCGCGGCCCTTGCCATCTGA
- a CDS encoding cupin domain-containing protein, whose translation MSDLSEQKKFDDSNVGETLRRPEGASLEAWMNTRIARYSTRKYDWDALKFQADFDPKFRRAQMRYVGTGGTGVASDVNTVPSEHFTFSTMVIPAGHEGPPHLHVDVEEVFFLLRGKLKVVLTTPEGERYETVLTDRDLISVPPGVYREEINIGDEDALMCVMLGARKPVTPTYPADHPLTKIKR comes from the coding sequence ATGAGCGATTTGTCCGAGCAAAAGAAATTCGACGACAGCAACGTGGGCGAGACCCTGCGCCGCCCTGAAGGCGCGAGCCTCGAGGCGTGGATGAACACCCGCATCGCGCGCTACTCGACGCGCAAGTACGACTGGGACGCGCTGAAGTTCCAGGCCGACTTCGACCCCAAGTTCCGCCGCGCGCAGATGCGCTACGTGGGCACCGGCGGCACCGGCGTGGCGAGCGACGTCAACACCGTGCCGTCGGAGCACTTCACCTTCTCGACGATGGTGATCCCGGCCGGCCACGAAGGCCCGCCGCACCTGCACGTCGACGTCGAAGAAGTCTTCTTCCTGCTGCGCGGCAAGCTCAAGGTGGTGCTGACCACGCCCGAGGGCGAGCGCTACGAGACGGTGCTGACCGACCGCGACCTGATCTCGGTGCCCCCCGGCGTGTACCGCGAAGAGATCAACATCGGCGACGAGGATGCGCTGATGTGCGTGATGCTCGGCGCGAGGAAGCCGGTCACGCCGACGTACCCGGCGGATCACCCCTTGACCAAGATCAAGCGCTGA
- a CDS encoding D-amino acid dehydrogenase, which yields MHVLILGSGVIGTTIAYDLAKAGHEVTVLERQDGPALETSYANAGEVSPGYSAPWAGPGVPAKAVKWLLMRHSPLVIRPMLDPAMWRWGVAMLRNCTQARYEINKSRMVRLAEYSRDCLRQLRAETGIRYDERSLGTLQLFRTQKQLDATGKDIEILEAYGVPYQLLDREGCLQYEPALAAVRHKFVGGLRLPGDETGDCFMFTRGLARLAEAAGVRFRFGVTITDIVRNAEGIVAVHTDAGPFHADRYVVALGSYSPLLLRPLGLRLPVYPVKGFSITVPITDAAMAPESTVMDETFKVAVTRLGARIRVGGTAQLSGYDLRLNDRRRDTLEHVVTDLFPEGGSVEGAEFWTGLRPMTPDGTPLLGATPIPGLLLATGHGTLGWTMAAGTGRVMADLIAGRQPEIDMEGLGLERYA from the coding sequence ATGCATGTCCTGATCCTGGGCAGCGGCGTTATCGGGACCACGATCGCCTACGACCTTGCGAAGGCCGGCCACGAGGTCACGGTGCTCGAACGCCAGGACGGCCCGGCGCTGGAGACCAGCTATGCCAACGCGGGCGAGGTCTCGCCCGGCTACTCGGCGCCGTGGGCCGGGCCCGGCGTGCCGGCAAAGGCCGTCAAGTGGCTGCTCATGCGCCACAGCCCGCTGGTGATCCGGCCCATGCTCGATCCGGCCATGTGGCGCTGGGGCGTCGCCATGCTGCGCAACTGCACGCAGGCGCGCTACGAGATCAACAAGAGCCGGATGGTGCGGCTGGCCGAATACAGCCGCGACTGCCTGCGGCAGCTGCGCGCCGAGACCGGCATCCGCTACGACGAGCGCTCGCTGGGCACGCTGCAGCTGTTCCGCACGCAGAAGCAGCTCGACGCCACGGGCAAGGACATCGAGATCCTCGAGGCCTACGGCGTGCCATACCAACTGCTCGACCGCGAGGGCTGCCTGCAATACGAGCCGGCGCTGGCCGCCGTGCGGCACAAGTTCGTGGGCGGGCTGCGCCTGCCGGGCGATGAGACCGGCGACTGCTTCATGTTCACACGCGGCCTGGCGCGGCTGGCCGAGGCCGCGGGGGTGCGCTTCCGTTTCGGCGTGACCATCACCGACATCGTGCGCAATGCCGAAGGCATCGTCGCTGTCCATACCGACGCGGGGCCCTTCCATGCCGACCGCTACGTGGTCGCGCTGGGAAGCTATTCGCCGCTTCTCCTGAGGCCACTGGGCCTCCGCTTGCCGGTTTATCCGGTCAAGGGCTTCTCGATCACCGTGCCGATCACCGATGCCGCGATGGCGCCCGAGTCGACGGTGATGGACGAGACCTTCAAGGTCGCGGTGACCCGCCTGGGCGCACGCATCCGCGTCGGCGGCACGGCGCAGCTTTCCGGCTATGACCTGCGCCTGAACGACCGCAGGCGCGACACGCTCGAGCATGTGGTCACCGACCTGTTTCCGGAAGGCGGCAGCGTCGAAGGGGCAGAGTTCTGGACCGGCCTGCGCCCGATGACGCCCGATGGCACGCCACTGCTGGGCGCCACGCCGATTCCAGGCCTGCTGCTGGCCACCGGGCACGGCACCCTGGGCTGGACGATGGCCGCCGGCACCGGCAGGGTGATGGCCGACCTCATCGCAGGCCGTCAGCCCGAGATCGACATGGAAGGCCTGGGCCTCGAACGCTACGCCTGA
- a CDS encoding Bug family tripartite tricarboxylate transporter substrate binding protein, translating into MKPNRRQALALALSLAAISAGAPAWAQGYPAKPITIVVAYPAGGDTDALARLFAEKLATRIGQPVVVDNRPGASGVIGSSFVAKAPADGYTLLLAPSTFSIAQLVLKTGGSSSYDVLNGFTPIVETGTLPLFLVAGSGAGLKSLKDVQAKGQSLSYASPGSGSPMHILGEMVNKAASMSLGHVPYKGVAPAVNDVLGGHVPLTYITYGPIAPHLAGGKMLPLAVADRARSPLAPNVPTFAELGYKNVEVTAWHGLFGPKGLPPEIVKTLNGHMNEILKMPDVVSKMAVYGALPLGGAPEVLAKTNAADFERFGKIIKELGIQAD; encoded by the coding sequence ATGAAGCCCAACCGTCGCCAGGCGCTCGCGCTGGCCCTTTCCCTTGCCGCCATCAGCGCTGGTGCCCCCGCGTGGGCGCAAGGCTATCCGGCCAAGCCGATCACCATCGTGGTTGCCTATCCGGCAGGCGGCGACACGGACGCCCTCGCGCGCCTTTTTGCCGAGAAGCTGGCCACGCGCATCGGCCAGCCGGTGGTGGTGGACAACCGCCCCGGCGCCAGCGGCGTGATCGGCAGCAGCTTCGTCGCCAAGGCCCCGGCCGACGGCTACACGCTGCTGCTGGCGCCCAGCACCTTCTCGATCGCGCAGCTGGTTCTGAAGACCGGCGGCAGCTCCAGCTACGACGTGCTCAACGGCTTCACGCCCATCGTGGAGACGGGCACGCTGCCGCTGTTCCTGGTGGCGGGATCGGGCGCCGGCCTCAAGAGCCTCAAGGACGTGCAGGCGAAGGGGCAGTCGCTCTCGTACGCGAGCCCGGGCAGCGGCTCGCCCATGCACATCCTGGGCGAAATGGTCAACAAGGCCGCGAGCATGAGCCTCGGCCACGTGCCGTACAAGGGCGTCGCGCCGGCAGTCAACGATGTGCTCGGCGGCCATGTGCCGCTGACCTACATCACCTACGGCCCCATTGCGCCGCACCTGGCAGGCGGCAAGATGCTGCCGCTCGCCGTCGCCGACCGCGCCCGCTCGCCGCTCGCGCCGAATGTGCCCACGTTCGCGGAGCTGGGCTACAAGAACGTCGAAGTGACGGCCTGGCATGGCCTGTTCGGGCCCAAGGGGCTGCCGCCCGAGATCGTGAAGACGCTCAACGGACACATGAACGAGATCCTCAAGATGCCCGACGTGGTGTCGAAGATGGCGGTCTACGGCGCCTTGCCGCTGGGCGGCGCGCCGGAGGTGCTGGCCAAGACCAATGCCGCCGACTTCGAGCGCTTCGGCAAGATCATCAAGGAACTTGGCATCCAGGCTGATTGA
- a CDS encoding SDR family oxidoreductase, protein MPASTSSLSFFAADALAGRVAVVTGGSSGIGLATVEALLGCGAAVALCGRNAERLEHAVAGLRKTRPDAKLFAQTCDVLEPASVRAFAAASEAALGPASMLVNNAGQGRVSTFADTTDAAWTEELHLKFFSVIHPTRAFLPQLAAQRTVWGDAAIVCANSLLARQPEAHMVATSAARAGLLNLVRSMATEFAPQGVRVNGILIGLVESGQWRRRFESREDKSLDWSAWSGQLAHDKHIPLGRLGLPTEAARAILFLASPLASYTTGSHIDISGGLSRHA, encoded by the coding sequence ATGCCTGCATCCACTTCTTCCTTGTCCTTCTTCGCCGCCGACGCGCTGGCCGGCCGCGTGGCCGTGGTGACCGGCGGCTCGTCGGGCATCGGCCTCGCGACGGTCGAAGCCCTGCTCGGCTGCGGCGCCGCGGTCGCGCTGTGCGGCCGCAACGCAGAGCGGCTCGAGCACGCGGTTGCCGGCCTGCGCAAAACCCGGCCCGACGCCAAGCTGTTCGCGCAGACCTGCGACGTGCTGGAACCGGCATCGGTGAGGGCCTTCGCTGCGGCCAGCGAGGCTGCGCTCGGCCCAGCCTCGATGCTCGTCAACAACGCAGGGCAGGGGCGCGTCTCCACCTTCGCCGACACGACGGACGCGGCCTGGACCGAGGAGCTGCATCTCAAGTTCTTCTCCGTCATTCATCCCACCCGCGCCTTCCTGCCGCAGCTCGCGGCGCAGCGCACGGTGTGGGGCGATGCCGCCATCGTCTGCGCCAACTCGCTCCTCGCGCGCCAGCCCGAGGCGCACATGGTCGCGACCTCTGCCGCCCGCGCGGGCCTGCTCAACCTGGTGCGCTCGATGGCCACCGAATTCGCGCCGCAGGGCGTGCGCGTCAACGGCATCCTGATCGGCCTGGTCGAGTCCGGCCAGTGGCGCCGCCGCTTCGAGTCGCGCGAGGACAAGTCGCTCGACTGGTCCGCCTGGAGCGGGCAACTCGCGCACGACAAGCACATCCCGCTGGGTCGCCTGGGGCTTCCGACCGAAGCCGCACGCGCGATTCTTTTCCTGGCCTCGCCCCTCGCGTCGTACACGACGGGCAGCCACATCGACATCTCTGGAGGCCTGTCCCGCCATGCATAA
- a CDS encoding alpha/beta fold hydrolase, with protein sequence MSDAALIDAQPLPASELARLQARFPARSVSVCGAELSVRECGTGPAIVCLHGIGSGSASWLDTALLLEGEARLVAWDAPGYGESTPLPAQVPTAQHYAQRLHGLLDALEISSCVLVGHSLGALTAASAARPGSPLASRISRLLLISPAAGYGAASRAQARSRVRAERLGTLDALGIAGMATKRSGRLVSDHASETARQWVRWNMARLHETGYRQAIELLCGADLMADLPPAMPVRVACGALDVVTTPEACAEVAKQCGVPLELLPVAGHACYVERPAAVAAMLREAVTA encoded by the coding sequence ATGAGCGATGCAGCCCTGATCGACGCCCAGCCCCTGCCGGCTTCCGAGCTGGCGCGCCTCCAAGCGCGCTTCCCGGCGCGCAGCGTGTCGGTGTGCGGCGCCGAGCTTTCGGTGCGCGAATGCGGCACGGGGCCGGCGATCGTGTGCCTGCATGGCATCGGCTCCGGCTCGGCCTCATGGCTGGACACGGCCCTCCTGCTCGAAGGCGAGGCGCGGCTGGTCGCGTGGGATGCGCCGGGCTACGGCGAGTCGACGCCGCTGCCAGCCCAAGTCCCCACCGCGCAGCACTATGCCCAGCGCCTGCATGGCCTGCTCGATGCACTGGAGATCTCTTCGTGCGTGCTGGTCGGCCATTCGCTCGGCGCGCTGACGGCCGCCTCCGCTGCGCGCCCCGGCTCGCCTCTGGCATCGCGCATTTCGAGGCTGCTGCTGATCAGCCCGGCCGCCGGCTACGGTGCGGCGAGCCGCGCGCAGGCGCGGTCCCGCGTGCGCGCCGAACGCCTGGGCACGCTCGATGCGCTCGGCATCGCCGGCATGGCCACGAAGCGCTCGGGCCGGCTGGTCTCCGACCACGCGAGCGAGACCGCGCGCCAATGGGTGCGCTGGAACATGGCGCGCCTGCACGAGACAGGCTACCGCCAGGCCATCGAGCTGCTGTGCGGTGCCGACCTGATGGCCGACCTGCCGCCAGCGATGCCCGTGCGCGTGGCCTGCGGCGCCCTGGACGTGGTCACCACGCCCGAAGCCTGCGCCGAAGTGGCGAAGCAATGTGGCGTGCCCCTCGAGCTGCTGCCCGTAGCAGGCCACGCCTGCTACGTGGAGCGGCCCGCCGCCGTGGCCGCGATGCTGCGTGAAGCGGTGACGGCCTGA
- a CDS encoding thiamine pyrophosphate-binding protein: MHNPSPPAQVTVGAVVAAFLEQCGVKAAFGVISIHNMPILDAFAQRGAIRFVSARGEAGAGNMADACARSTASLGVCVTSTGPAAGNIAGSMVEALTAGAPVLHITGQIETPYLDKGMSYIHEAPDQLAMLKAISKAAFRVRSVDNVLGTLKRAVQVALTAPTGPVSVEIPIDIQSALTTMPADLSPLPIEAAVPSKTGLDALAARLSAARRPMLWIGGGARRAGGAIRRLQKLGFGVVTTTQGRGIVPEDDPGSLGAYNIQKPVEAFYQSCDAMLVIGSRLRGNETLKYELKLPRPLYRIDADAAAEGRCYATDAFVCGDAALALEGLADRLEALQYQADPALLTDLRAAHEQAVATLRDGLGPYAELVRQIQSVAGRNFNWVRDVTVSNSTWGNRELRIFDPSSGVHATGGGIGQGMPMAIGAAIGAAVTGSGRKTFCLAGDGGFILNLGELACMVQEEAPMVIVLMNDKSYGVIKNIQDAQYGGRRCYAELHTPDYALLCKSIALPHARVSRLEELKGQLEEALAARGPFLMEIDMLSIGDFKSTFAGPPTNTVTQIPALAK; this comes from the coding sequence ATGCATAACCCATCCCCCCCCGCGCAGGTCACCGTCGGTGCCGTCGTCGCCGCCTTCCTCGAGCAGTGCGGCGTCAAGGCGGCCTTCGGCGTGATCTCGATCCACAACATGCCGATCCTCGACGCCTTCGCGCAGCGCGGTGCAATCCGCTTTGTTTCCGCGCGCGGGGAGGCCGGCGCGGGCAACATGGCCGACGCCTGCGCCCGCTCCACCGCCAGCCTCGGCGTGTGCGTCACCAGCACCGGCCCGGCCGCGGGCAACATCGCCGGCAGCATGGTGGAAGCCCTCACCGCCGGCGCGCCCGTGCTGCACATCACCGGCCAGATCGAGACGCCCTACCTCGACAAGGGCATGTCGTACATCCACGAGGCGCCGGACCAGCTGGCCATGCTCAAGGCCATCTCCAAGGCGGCCTTCCGCGTGCGCAGCGTCGACAACGTGCTCGGCACGCTCAAGCGTGCGGTACAGGTCGCGTTGACCGCGCCCACCGGCCCGGTCAGTGTCGAGATTCCAATCGACATCCAGTCGGCGCTGACCACCATGCCTGCTGACCTTTCGCCCTTGCCGATCGAGGCTGCCGTGCCTTCGAAGACCGGGCTCGATGCTCTGGCGGCGCGCCTCTCGGCCGCCAGGCGCCCGATGCTCTGGATCGGCGGCGGGGCACGCCGCGCCGGCGGGGCCATCAGGCGGTTGCAGAAGCTCGGCTTCGGCGTTGTCACGACCACGCAGGGCCGCGGCATCGTGCCCGAGGACGATCCGGGCTCGCTCGGTGCCTACAACATCCAGAAGCCCGTCGAGGCCTTCTACCAGAGCTGCGACGCGATGCTGGTGATCGGTTCGCGCCTGCGCGGCAACGAGACGCTCAAGTACGAGCTGAAGCTGCCGCGCCCGCTGTACCGCATCGATGCCGATGCCGCGGCTGAAGGACGCTGCTACGCGACCGACGCCTTCGTCTGCGGCGATGCCGCGCTCGCGCTCGAGGGGCTGGCCGACCGGCTGGAAGCGCTGCAGTACCAGGCCGACCCGGCGCTGCTCACCGATCTGCGCGCCGCGCACGAGCAGGCGGTTGCGACACTGCGCGACGGCCTCGGCCCCTACGCCGAACTCGTGCGCCAGATCCAATCGGTGGCCGGGCGCAACTTCAACTGGGTGCGCGACGTGACCGTCTCCAACAGCACCTGGGGCAACCGCGAACTGCGCATCTTCGATCCGAGCTCGGGCGTCCACGCCACCGGCGGCGGCATCGGCCAGGGCATGCCCATGGCCATCGGCGCAGCCATCGGAGCGGCAGTCACCGGCTCGGGCCGCAAGACCTTCTGCCTCGCTGGCGACGGCGGCTTCATCCTCAACCTGGGCGAGCTCGCCTGCATGGTGCAGGAAGAGGCCCCGATGGTGATCGTGCTCATGAACGACAAGAGCTACGGCGTCATCAAGAACATCCAGGACGCGCAGTACGGCGGCCGCCGCTGCTACGCGGAGCTGCACACGCCCGACTACGCGCTCCTGTGCAAGTCGATCGCGCTGCCGCACGCCCGCGTGTCGCGCCTTGAGGAGCTGAAGGGCCAGCTCGAAGAGGCCCTGGCCGCGCGCGGTCCCTTCCTGATGGAGATCGACATGCTGTCCATCGGGGACTTCAAGAGCACCTTCGCCGGCCCGCCGACCAATACCGTGACGCAGATCCCTGCGTTGGCGAAGTGA
- a CDS encoding RES family NAD+ phosphorylase codes for MTCRAPAPLLDPLFDRWPAGAPIHVIHDTAFAPESFNPGTSGAGTPCKFTRFAPIRDARGRVVPYLYGGATLDCAIFETVFHDVPIDAPDKFVALDDFAHRGQGQLTPNRELLLVDLTSEGLHRLKVPKEELIASPARDYVDTAKWAEALHRQCKDADGLVWMSRQRDRDRAMLLFGDRVKGALSGTRMGGPLARNDALRQAILAAALRAGIDAS; via the coding sequence TTGACTTGCCGCGCACCGGCGCCGCTTCTCGACCCTCTTTTCGATCGCTGGCCGGCCGGCGCGCCGATTCACGTCATCCACGACACGGCCTTCGCACCCGAAAGCTTCAACCCCGGCACCAGTGGGGCCGGCACGCCGTGCAAGTTCACGCGCTTCGCGCCCATCCGCGACGCCAGGGGCCGCGTCGTGCCTTACCTCTACGGCGGTGCGACCCTGGACTGCGCGATCTTCGAGACGGTCTTTCACGACGTACCGATCGACGCGCCCGACAAGTTCGTCGCGCTCGACGACTTCGCACACCGCGGCCAAGGCCAGCTCACGCCCAACCGAGAACTCCTGCTGGTGGACCTCACGAGCGAAGGGCTGCACCGGCTCAAGGTTCCCAAGGAGGAGCTCATCGCCAGCCCCGCGCGCGACTACGTCGACACCGCGAAATGGGCCGAGGCACTGCACCGCCAGTGCAAGGATGCCGACGGCCTGGTATGGATGTCGCGCCAGCGCGATCGCGACCGGGCGATGCTGCTCTTCGGCGACCGTGTGAAAGGCGCTCTTTCCGGAACGCGCATGGGCGGGCCTTTGGCGCGCAACGATGCATTGCGCCAAGCCATCCTGGCAGCGGCGCTGCGCGCCGGCATCGACGCATCCTGA